In Brachybacterium saurashtrense, the genomic stretch CGGTTCCGCGCCGAGGGCACGATCGCGCCCGAGGCCCTGCGCGAGGAGGACACCGCCGAGTCCCTCGCCGCGCAGCTGCGGGAGGTGGGCCGGGAGCTCGCCGCCGCGATCCGCGCCGCCGACCTCGACGTCGAGGGGCCCGTGCCCGACGGCCCCTGGTTCGCCGGCCGCACCCGGTGGAGCATGCGCTGGTTCGCCCTGCACCAGATCGAGGAGAACGCCCGTCACGCCGGTCACGCGGACATCCTCCGTGAGAGCCTGGACGGCAAGGGCGCCTACGAGCTCAACGCCCTGGCCGACGGGGAGCCCTGGCCGCCCGCCGGGTGGTGAGCGGCCGGGCGGCGGCCCGCCACCAGCAGATGCAGCGGGATCGTCACCACCAGCACCGCCGCGGCCACCAGGGGGAGGTGCGCGGGGCTCGATCCGGCGGCCAGCGCGAGCCCGCCCAGCCCGCCGCCGAGGGCGCTGCCGAGCGAGACCGCGCTCGCGTTCAGCGCCATCACCACCGGCGCGGACGCCGGGGCCATCGCCGCCAGCCGTGCCTGCTGCGGGACGGCGTGGCCCCCGTTGCCCACGCCCGCCACCAGGAACCACACCACGCTCGTCACGACCAGCACCGCCGGTGCGGCGACGGTGAGGACGATCGCGCCGAACAGAGCGTTGACCAGCAGCAGGACGAGGATCACGGAGAGCACCCGCACCGGGGAGAAGCGATCCACCAGGCGCCCGGTCACCCCGTTGCCGAGCATGCTGGCCAGGCCGTAGGCGCACATGAGGGCGATGATCGCCCAGCGTGCCGGGTGCGAGGGCTCCAGGATCAGCACCGCGTAGGTGAAGCAGGCGTAGCTCGCGCACAGCACCCCGGTGGAGACCAGCAGCCCTCCCACCAGGCGGGGCCGCGCGAGCGGACGCAGCCGCCGGCCGAGCGTCGTGGCGGGATGGCGCAGCCGGGGCAGCCGCAGCGCGATCCCCACCAGGGCCGTGAGCCCCACGGCGGAGACCATCAGCAGGGGGAGGCGCCAGCTGGTCTGCCCCAGGATCAGGCCCACCGGCACGCCGAGCGCCGTGGCGGTCATCCATCCGCCCAGCACGAAGGACAGCGCCCGGCCGCGATGGCGCTCCGGGACCAGGTGCACCACGTACCCGGTCACGGCGGCGGCGAGCAGGCAGCCACCGAGCGCGGCGACCACCCGCCCTCCCAGGGCGACCGCGTACGTCGGGGCCAGCGCGTTGACGAGGTTGCCGAGCACGAAGGTGCTCAGCGCCGCCATGATCGTGCCGCGCTGCTCCCAGCCGCTGGTCAGCGCGCCCAGCACGGGCCCCGCGAGGGCGGAGGTGAGGGCGAAGACGGCCACCAGCTGCCCGGCGGCGGCCGCGCCCACCTGGAGATCCGCGGCGATGTCCGGCAGCAGGCCGGCCAGCACGTAGCCGTCGATGCCGGTGGTGAACGTCGCGACCGCGAGCCACAGCAGCACGCGACGGGGCACGCCGTGCGATGCGGGGGCGTCGTGGGGCTCGGGCTCCTCGCTGTGCATCGTCACCCTGGGAACGGTATCCCGATTCGGTGAACTTCTCACCGCCGGGCCGCTCGGCGGGAGACCATGGGGCATGTCCTTCGATCTGGTTCCCGCCGAGCTCCTCGCCAGCGCACTGATCGCCG encodes the following:
- a CDS encoding DUF664 domain-containing protein, whose product is MPFLTAETTDERDSLATFAQQQIDQIATTLHDLDREQIASRPSASTMSLGALARHVLFIASGAVQALAAAPEAPPRPEGTPERFRAEGTIAPEALREEDTAESLAAQLREVGRELAAAIRAADLDVEGPVPDGPWFAGRTRWSMRWFALHQIEENARHAGHADILRESLDGKGAYELNALADGEPWPPAGW
- a CDS encoding MFS transporter, with the translated sequence MHSEEPEPHDAPASHGVPRRVLLWLAVATFTTGIDGYVLAGLLPDIAADLQVGAAAAGQLVAVFALTSALAGPVLGALTSGWEQRGTIMAALSTFVLGNLVNALAPTYAVALGGRVVAALGGCLLAAAVTGYVVHLVPERHRGRALSFVLGGWMTATALGVPVGLILGQTSWRLPLLMVSAVGLTALVGIALRLPRLRHPATTLGRRLRPLARPRLVGGLLVSTGVLCASYACFTYAVLILEPSHPARWAIIALMCAYGLASMLGNGVTGRLVDRFSPVRVLSVILVLLLVNALFGAIVLTVAAPAVLVVTSVVWFLVAGVGNGGHAVPQQARLAAMAPASAPVVMALNASAVSLGSALGGGLGGLALAAGSSPAHLPLVAAAVLVVTIPLHLLVAGRRPAAHHPAGGQGSPSARALSS